One region of Eupeodes corollae chromosome 1, idEupCoro1.1, whole genome shotgun sequence genomic DNA includes:
- the LOC129939186 gene encoding cytokine-like nuclear factor N-PAC — protein MSEPIIYKPKDLIWAKMKGFTPWPSMIVEPPEEMLHQPRRNVPCKCVFFFGSRNYAWIEEHNIKPFEGPYKDELMRPNKPNSFKLALQEILAYIDNPVDIDAEIKAASVASAPNYTSDADFDKIRDGLETADSTNDLGEPPKPPKKQTKAKSRAKSSISATKSAAAAAKRRGSASKASESKRKRVESEATEATSSRRRVNADALSHIGSFSRRNMSSTVALLDRPIISRPEAQAIDMNVRSATLSERDITPSNLTFGFLGLGIMGSTIVKDLICTGHKVVVWNRTMSKCKPFAEAGAEVKETPMDVVDAADITFCCVSDPKASKDLVFGNCGVLQGKDLNNKAYVEMSTIDPETSQDIAEGIAQCGGRYLEVQIHGTRQEAEDGMLIILAGGDRTVFEECHSCFKTIAKNTFFLGDVGNACKVNLILQTILGVSLVGFSEALALADRFSISLKDIIDIFELTSMKSQLLLEKGKEMAKGDFNPQQPLMHMQKDLRLVLGMAENLDQSMPVTAITNEVFKHTKRLGYSEHDSSAVFVRSRF, from the exons atgtCCGAACCAATTATTTACAAACCCAAAGATTTAATATG ggCCAAAATGAAGGGATTCACACCCTGGCCATCAATG ATCGTTGAACCCCCAGAAGAGATGCTACATCAGCCCCGGAGGAATGTTCCGTGcaaatgtgttttcttttttggttctaGAAATTA CGCATGGATTGAAGAGCATAATATCAAACCATTTGAAGGTCCATACAAAGATGAGCTAATGCGCCCAAACAAGCCAAATTCCTTTAAATTAGCTTTGCAAGAAATTCTAGCTTACATCGATAATCCTGTCGATATTGATGCTGAAATAAAAGCAGCTTCCGTTGCATCTGCTCCCAACTACACAAGCGATGCTGATTTCGATAAGATACGCGATGGTCTTGAAACAGCCGATTCCACCAATGACCTGGGCGAACCACCAAAACCGcctaaaaagcaaacaaaagctAAATCTCGTGCAAAGTCCTCCATATCGGCAACTAAatcggcagcagcagcagcaaaacgCCGTGGCAGTGCAAGCAAAGCATCAGAAAGCAAAAGGAAAAGAGTCGAATCAGAAGCCACAGAGGCCACATCGTCACGTAGACGAGTAAATGCGGATGCTCTATCGCATATTGGCAGTTTTTCGCGTCGTAATATGAGCTCAACAGTTGCTCTACTCGATAGACCTATCATAAGTCGGCCAGAGGCACAAGCAATCGATATGAATGTTCGATCGGCAACTTTGTCCGAGAGGGATATAACTCCATCGAATTTGACGTTTGGCTTCCTTGGTTTGGGTATTATGGGATCAACTATTGTTAAGGATTTAATATGCACAGGACATAAGGTTGTTGTATGGAACAGAACTATGTCAAAG TGCAAACCATTCGCTGAAGCTGGTGCCGAAGTTAAAGAGACCCCAATGGACGTTGTTGATGCGGCGGATATTACATTCTGTTGTGTATCAGATCCAAAAGCATCAAAAGAT ttggtATTTGGCAATTGTGGTGTTTTACAAGGTAAAGACCTTAACAACAAGGCATACGTAGAAATGTCCACCATTGATCCAGAAACTTCACAAGATATCGCTGAAGGTATTGCACAATGTGGAGGAAGATACCTGGAGGTTCAA aTCCATGGCACAAGGCAAGAAGCTGAAGATGGTATGCTAATAATTTTAGCTGGTGGTGATCGTACTGTTTTCGAAGAATGTCATTCGTGCTTTAAAACCATCGCCAAAAATACGTTCTTCTTGGGGG ATGTTGGAAATGCTTGTAAAGTTAACCTTATTCTTCAAACGATACTTGGTGTTAGTCTTGTCGGATTTTCGGAAGCTTTAGCCTTGG CTGACCGCTTCTCCATATCACTCAAGGATATCATCGATATATTTGAATTGACGTCTATGAAATCGCAACTTTTACTCGAAAAAGGAAAAG aaatgGCGAAGGGTGACTTTAACCCACAACAGCCTTTAATGCACATGCAAAAAGATTTGCGTTTAGTCTTGGGTATGGCGGAGAACCTTGATCAATCAATGCCCGTTACAGCTATAACAAATGAAGTGTTTAAACATACAAAACGTCTGGGTTATAGTGAACATGATTCCAGTGCTGTATTTGTAAGATCCAGGTTTTAA
- the LOC129939694 gene encoding retinaldehyde-binding protein 1 gives MSKTIFDEKEFVYTDDQKKKLSELRILVEDCKELEIGTDDIFLSKFLYSVQWNVPNAYEKIHRYYDFKALYPTWIASHPPEEFKDHFLVHKCRNVMPIPDKDGRAIMIIHAVDLFDKYPNYFYDLVEMDDLIIEALFLLPQVQKCGINMVFDLMDATKNIIKLVSPSNSKMMNKKNDVLPNTNRTCHLLQKGFLMNTATSMIMPFMEKSFRETIFHHDGKNLKKFRAAIGEDNAPAIYGGPVKNTFDENLIWNHIMTNREYLVKLQTYRKASAVKK, from the exons atgtcaaaaactatatttgATGAAAAGGAATTTGTGTATACAGATgatcaaaagaaaaaactttccgAATTACGGATATTAGTGGAAG attGCAAAGAACTTGAAATCGGCACCGATGACATTTTTCTGTCCAAGTTTCTATATTCAGTACAATGGAATGTTCCAAATGCATATGAAAAAATCCACCGTTACTATGATTTCAAGGCATTATATCCAACTTGGATAGCAAGTCATCCACCAGAAGAGTTTAAGGATCATTTTTTAGTTCACAAATGTAGAAATGTTATGCCAATACCGGACAAAGATGGCAGAGCAATAATGATTATACACGCAG ttgaTCTGTTTGATAAGTAtccaaactatttttatgatCTCGTTGAAATGGATGATTTGATAATTGAAGCTTTATTTCTGTTGCCACAAGTTCAAAAATGTGGAATAAATATGGTTTTTGATCTAATGGA TgctacaaaaaacattattaaactAGTTTCACCCTCCAATTCCAAAATGATGAACAAAAAGAATGACGTTCTCCCCAACACAAATCGGACGTGTCATCTTCTACAAAAAGGCTTTCTTATGAACACAGCGACCTCTATGATAATGCCATTTATGGAAAAAAGCTTCAGAGAAACG ATCTTCCATCATGAtggaaaaaatttgaaaaaattccgtGCTGCCATTGGCGAGGATAACGCACCAGCTATTTATGGAGGCCCTGTCAAGAACACCTTTGATGAGAATCTCATTTGGAATCACATTATGACGAATCGAGAGTACTTGGTGAAATTACAAACCTACAGAAAAGCATCAGctgtaaagaaataa